Proteins from one Podospora pseudoanserina strain CBS 124.78 chromosome 1, whole genome shotgun sequence genomic window:
- the ATG22 gene encoding Autophagy protein 22 (EggNog:ENOG503NV9W; COG:P): MAPRNSPDHHQLLRPPPAPRLFSRLSYASKKSFRSHSSSFEADDERSSDHSGEEYLMSVDNSRRSSMSSLFAHSYRPPRYPGEDTRPTSQKELAGWYAYAFAAEVYVICASFIPILLESLARENGVLLSDRTTPCGPSNDKNSADGGQCVVYVLGMEINTASFAMYTFSISVLLQALLVVSISCAADHGNYRKKLLLAFGWIGSGSVMLYIFVSKDLYLFGALLAIISNTSLGASFVLLNSFLPLLVRHHPEVEHVAALDESDADEVEDESAADTDAERAMVDSTAALLPRQTSLGTPISKVRTREELTSTELGLSSQISAKGIGTGYLAALFLQCVAIFILIQMKNTTWSQRIVLFVIGAWWAIFTVPAAMWLRPRPGPPLPASSNHTGVRALFSYTIDAWKSLWRTMKLAGRLVDIMLFLGGWFLLSDAVATTSSTAILFAKTQLHMEPWALGMINVISTATGVIGAFSWSFISRKLNLQAHQTILACIALFELIPIYGLLGYLPFVKNWGVFGLQQPWEMYPLAAVYGVVLGGLSSYCRSLYGELIPPGSEAAFYALYAITDKGSSVFGPAIVGAIIDASGEIRPAFWFLAALVGFPAPLIWFIKVERGKREGKKLAEVIEGFKVGLSETDTSEGDGEGQRGILEGYETDR; the protein is encoded by the exons ATGGCTCCCCGTAACAGCCcagatcatcatcagctgctgcgtccaccaccagcaccacgcCTCTTCTCCCGATTATCCTACGCGTCCAAAAAGTCTTTTCGATCGCATTCATCATCCttcgaggccgacgacgagagGTCAAGCGATCATTCTGGGGAGGAGTATCTGATGAGTGTTGACAACAGCAGGCGGAGCAGCATGAGCAGCCTGTTTGCGCACAGTTACCGGCCGCCGAGGTACCCGGGGGAGGACACGAGGCCGACGAGCCAGAAGGAGTTGGCTGGGTGGTATGCGTATGCTTTTGCGGCAGAGGTTTATGTTATCTGTG CATCATTCATCCCAATATTGCTCGAAAGCCTAGCAAGAGAAAATGGCGTTTTGTTATCCGATCGGACAACACCTTGTGGGCCAAGCAACGACAAGAACAGTGCAGATGGAGGACAGTGCGTGGTCTACGTGCTTGGCATGGAAATCAACACGGCGAGCTTCGCCATGTACACCTTCAGCATCAGCGTGTTACTGCAGGCGCTGCTGGTGGTCAGCATAAGCTGCGCGGCAGACCACGGCAACTATCGGAAGAAGCTGCTTCTTGCGTTTGGCTGGATTGGCAGCGGGAGTGTGATGCTTTACATTTTCGTGTCCAAAGACCTCTATCTTTTTGGCGCATTGCTGGCGATTATTTCGAATACTTCCCTAGGGGCGTCGTTTGTGTTGCTGAACTCGTTTCTGCCACTTCTTGTTAGGCATCACCCCGAAGTTGAGCATGTGGCCGCGCTGGATGAGAGTGATGccgacgaggtggaggatgagtcTGCCGCCGACACGGATGCTGAGAGGGCCATGGTTGATTCGACTGCTGCTTTGCTACCGAGGCAGACATCGCTTGGGACCCCTATTTCGAAAGTGCGCACCCGGGAGGAGCTCACCTCGACTGAGCTCGGTCTGTCATCCCAAATCTCAGCCAAGGGGATTGGTACGGGTTACCTGGCCGCGTTGTTCCTACAGTGTGTCGCCATCTTCATTCTGATTCAGATGAAGAACACGACATGGTCACAACGGATTGTCCTCTTTGTCATCGGTGCATGGTGGGCTATCTTTACAGTCCCGGCTGCCATGTGGCTTCGTCCACGACCTGGCCCACCATTGCCAGCATCATCCAACCACACCGGTGTCAGAGCCCTCTTCTCCTACACCATCGACGCATGGAAGTCTCTCTGGCGTACCATGAAGCTGGCTGGACGGCTGGTAGACATCAtgctcttcctcggcgggTGGTTCCTCCTCTCTGACGCCGttgccaccacctcttccaccgcCATCCTGTTCGCCAAAACCCAACTTCACATGGAACCGTGGGCCCTCGGCATGATCAACGTCATCTCGACCGCCACCGGCGTAATCGGGGCCTTCTCATGGTCCTTCATCTCCCGCAAACTGAACCTCCAGGCTCACCAAACCATCCTCGCTTGCATCGCCCTCTTTGAACTCATCCCCATCTATGGCTTACTGGGTTACCTACCGTTTGTCAAGAATTGGGGCGTGTTTGGACTGCAGCAGCCCTGGGAGATGTACCCGCTCGCGGCCGTCTATGGTGTTGTTCTCGGGGGCTTGAGCAGTTACTGCCGGTCGTTGTACGGGGAGCTGATCCCCCCCGGATCCGAGGCGGCGTTTTATGCTCTTTATGCTATCACCGACAAGGGCTCGAGCGTGTTTGGTCCCGCGATTGTGGGTGCCATCATTGATGCGAGCGGGGAGATTAGGCCGGCGTTTTGGTTCCTGGCTGCGCTGGTTGGGTTTCCGGCGCCGTTGATTTGGTTTAtcaaggtggagagggggaagagggaggggaagaagctgGCGGAGGTGATTGAGGGGTTCAAGGTTGGGTTGAGTGAGACTGATACTAGTgaaggggacggggaggggcagagggggattttggaggggtaTGAGACTGATCGGTGA
- the PAN5_2 gene encoding 2-dehydropantoate 2-reductase (Ketopantoate reductase) (KPA reductase) (KPR) (COG:E; EggNog:ENOG503NY0S), whose translation MKVMDKSMGNRDMIPVEIQEWLKANAVGTGDKAWAKELKRAMKYSKAKALKEKGVKLQASVLAKLISYLPRSGEPTGQPAWRNLDPNPSGEPTSSRTKLTFNNLRALVHDTHDITLPLGQSINCLVWHNQSAADRYANRINAWLDSLSAELASNHAVLAPGVGSSVGSQSGHGSSISHSVRFIGAHPASVDNSEQSAPFPFSINSGGSLTSSGARRLRADVEETNEKGAEWQDSVNESAMGGDYEYSPSEEWDHTPSSGWGQWGEPLENSRRYSTPSRQTDTRVALLKCA comes from the coding sequence ATGAAGGTGATGGATAAATCTATGGGGAATAGAGACATGATCCCTGTAGAAATACAAGAGTGGCTCAAAGCCAATGCTGTGGGCACCGGCGATAAAGCCTGGGCAAAGGAGCTAAAGAGGGCAATGAAATACAGCAAGGCAAAGGCATTAAAGGAGAAAGGCGTAAAGCTACAAGCCTCTGTTCTAGCAAAGCTCATCTCCTACCTGCCCCGATCAGGAGAACCTACTGGCCAACCCGCCTGGCGCAACCTCGATCCCAACCCATCAGGAGagcccaccagcagcagaacAAAGCTCACGTTCAACAATCTCAGAGCCCTCGTACATGACACTCATGATATCACTCTTCCCCTTGGACAAAGTATTAATTGCCTTGTATGGCACAACCAATCCGCAGCAGACCGCTACGCAAACCGAATCAACGCCTGGCTCGACTCCCTCTCCGCAGAATTAGCCAGTAATCACGCTGTCCTTGCACCGGGGGTAGGGTCAAGCGTAGGATCCCAGTCAGGACATGGTTCCTCCATCTCTCACAGTGTCCGTTTTATCGGGGCCCATCCTGCCAGTGTCGATAACTCGGAACAGTCAGCCCCGTTCCCGTTCTCTATCAATTCTGGCGGTTCGTTGACGTCGTCTGGGGCACGCAGGTTGAGGGCAGATGTTGAGGAGACGAATGAGAAGGGAGCTGAATGGCAGGATAGTGTGAACGAGTCTGCCATGGGTGGTGATTACGAGTACTCACCGTCGGAAGAGTGGGACCATACGCCTTCATCTGGCTGGGGGCAGTGGGGGGAACCGCTGGAGAATTCGAGGAGGTACAGCACTCCGAGCAGGCAGACGGATACGAGGGTCGCGCTATTGAAGTGTGCGTAG
- a CDS encoding hypothetical protein (EggNog:ENOG503Q41N) — MASSARKRPRQEPEDNRAECPFRIDVVNPDDKDSKRKSKKRKTEGEDEDATAKVNLQMSPFAPCGKFKKHETMDLYFKVSPPKKWTDMTRYNSFVLNGVKYFSEGFIYVANDSSIERQKAANDNKPMQIRKKSDDDWVARILEIRASDEHHVYARIYWMYWPDELPAGTLDGKKFVQGRQPYHGMNELVASNHMDIINVVSVTSQATVRQWFEENDEEIQHALYWRQAFDVRSYELSSVDLVCLCNTPANPDRKLLGCTVEACKKWMHEECIIEDALQSTYKRLGADKPHLPPEPIQKAESEIEGQRPLSPSDTGAAVSAQHSIDVKAEAEPAQNGSGNVDVKQTEEEDGPTAPEDAAPSSGRRSASAAAGTGTPSTKLVLKSASGRKSGKPKKKGEANGETSRPWEGLFEVTLNTEKNGPPVLEFRDLREGIVGGEKTWTEPVKCLLCATTVN, encoded by the exons ATGGCTTCCTCCGCTCGCAAGAGGCCAAGACAGGAGCCCGAGGATAACCGGGCCGAGTGCCCATTCAGGATCGACGTCGTCAACCCAGATGACAAGGATAGCAAGAGAAAGTCAAAAAAGCGCAAgaccgagggcgaggatgaggatgccaCGGCCAAAGTCAACCTCCAGATGTCGCCCTTCGCGCCCTGCGGCAAGTTCAAGAAACATGAGACGATGGACTTGTACTTCAAGGTTAGCCCTCCGAAGAAGTGGACCGACATGACCAGGTACAACAGTTTTGTTC TCAATGGGGTGAAGTACTTTAGCGAGGGCTTCATCTATGTCGCCAATGATTCCAGTATCGAACGGCAAAAGGCTGCCAATGACAACAAGCCGATGCAAATCAGGAAGAAGTCGGATGACGACTGGGTGGCACGAATTCTCGAGATCCGCGCGAGCGACGAGCACCATGTTTACGCTCGTATTTACTGGATGTACTGGCCAGACGAGCTTCCTGCAGGCACTCTTGACGGGAAGAAGTTTGTTCAAGGGAGGCAGCCATACCATGGAATGAATGAGTTGGTCGCGTCGAATCACA TGGATATTATCAATGTGGTCAGTGTAACGTCTCAGGCGACGGTCAGGCAGTGGTTCGAGGAGAACGACGAGGAGATTCAACACGCGCTTTACTGGCGACAAGCTTTTGACGTCAGGAGCTACGAACTCTCG TCTGTTGATTTGGTTTGCCTATGCAATACCCCAGCGAACCCCGACAGGAAACTACTCGGGTGCACAGTGGAGGCGTGCAAGAAGTGGATGCACGAAGAGTGTATCATTGAAGACGCTCTCCAGTCGACATACAAGCGACTCGGTGCCGACAAGCCACACCTGCCCCCTGAGCCTATCCAGAAGGCCGAGAGCGAAATCGAAGGCCAGCGTCCGCTAAGCCCATCCGATACCGGCGCCGCCGTTTCTGCCCAACATTCGATCGACGTCAAGGCCGAAGCAGAGCCAGCACAGAATGGGAGCGGCAACGTGGACGTTAAGCAaacagaggaggaagatggtcCTACTGCTCCCGAGGATGCTGCACCCTCCTCAGGTCGTCGTTCAGCGAGCGCAGCCGCCGGCACAGGCACCCCCAGCACCAAGCTGGTTCTCAAATCAGCGTCGGGTCGGAAGAGTGGGAAgccgaaaaagaagggggaggcAAACGGAGAGACCTCACGGCCATGGGAGGGGCTCTTTGAAGTCACTCTCAACACAGAAAAGAACGGGCCCCCAGTGCTGGAGTTCAGAGACCTGAGGGAGGGCATCGTTGGTGGCGAAAAGACGTGGACTGAGCCCGTTAAGTGCCTCCTCTGTGCAACAACGGTTAACTAG
- the OST1 gene encoding dolichyl-diphosphooligosaccharide--protein glycosyltransferase subunit 1 (BUSCO:EOG092628A0; EggNog:ENOG503NXCK; COG:G), translating to MSDSLGSPGSCGSQPAKRTGVFQQRKLFGDSCLAEGHGDAQEGLLRVQQTSAVFSAFLSLLSLASAASSDKGTSKSTLPSTFKPPQVFKNANLVHVVSVEKNYVKENINVVVENIDKKPQNEYYLPFTADQISRLGGVEVKDRKDTSAGPFVAENVEFDPESDTQYLRIRLPKPLTPGAQQTLGISYYILKAYSPLPAAIKQEEAQFLTYTFSAYVPSVYTTSKQKTEVKFPSANIPDYTKLPGSGDIKEFPQKQGTKLTYGPFDEKPAGAYEPIRVRFEFNRPVTHVARLERDIEVSHWGGNVAFEERYTLYHRGANLSSLFNRVKWQQSQYYQQGNSHALKELKFPLRAGSVDPYYTDVIGNVSTSRFRSNKREASLEIKPRYPVFGGWKYPFTIGWNSDAKNFLRKTAAGGFVLNVPFLEGPKQNEGVEYEQVEVRVILPEGAENVKYVTSIPTQSITSADVEIHKTFLDTIGRTALVIKARNLVDDFRDRELVVSYDYPLSASLRKPFIVFSSAIAFFVAVWLVGNIELKFASSGHVAAKK from the exons ATGTCGGATTCTCTTGGCAGTCCGGGAAGCTGTGGGTCCCAGCCGGCAAAACGGACAGGGGTGTTTCAGCAACGTAAGCTTTTCGGAGACAGCTGTTTGGCAGAAGGCCACGGTGATGCTCAGGAGGGTCTCTTGAGGGTCCAACAA ACATCAGCCGTCTTCTCTGCCTTTCTCTCGCTGCTGTCGCTAGCTTCGGCCGCCAGCTCCGACAAGGGCACCTCCAAATCAACACTCCCGTCTACCTTCAAGCCCCCACAGGTCTTCAAGAACGCCAACCTCGTCCACGTTGTTTCCGTCGAGAAGAACTACGTCAAGGAGAACATCAATGTCGTCGTAGAAAATATCGACAAGAAGCCACAGAATGAATACTACCTCCCCTTCACGGCCGATCAGATCTCGCGCCTCGGTGGCGTCGAGGTAAAGGATCGCAAGGACACCAGCGCCGGGCCATTCGTCGCCGAGAACGTCGAGTTCGACCCCGAAAGTGACACCCAGTACCTCCGCATCCGACTTCCCAAGCCCCTCACCCCCGGCGCACAGCAGACACTCGGCATCAGCTACTACATCCTCAAGGCGTACTCGCCCCTtcccgccgccatcaagcaggaggaggcccAATTCCTCACCTACACCTTCTCCGCCTACGTTCCCTCGGTGTACACCACCTCGAAGCAAAAGACGGAAGTCAAGttcccctccgccaacaTCCCCGACTACACCAAGCTCCCAGGCAGCGGCGACATCAAGGAGTTCCCCCAAAAGCAGGGCACCAAGCTCACCTATGGGCCCTTTGACGAGAAGCCCGCCGGTGCGTACGAGCCCATCCGCGTCCGTTTCGAGTTCAACAGGCCAGTCACTCACGTTGCCCGTCTGGAGCGGGACATTGAGGTCAGCCATTGGGGTGGAAATGTTGCTTTTGAGGAGCGCTATACTCTCTACCACCGTGGGGCCAACCTTTCATCGCTGTTCAACAGGGTCAAGTGGCAGCAGTCGCAGTACTACCAGCAGGGCAATTCCCATGCGCTGAAGGAGCTCAAGTTCCCTCTTCGTGCTGGGAGTGTTGACCCTTACTACACTGACGTCATTGGCAATGTGTCGACCTCGAGATTCAGAAGCAATAAGCGGGAGGCGTCGCTTGAGATCAAGCCTCGTTACCCTGTCTTTGGCGGCTGGAAGTACCCCTTTACCATTGGGTGGAACTCGGATGCGAAGAACTTTTTGAGGAAGACGGCAGCCGGGGGGTTCGTACTGAACGTGCCTTTTCTTGAGGGGCCCAAGCAGAATGAGGGTGTGGAGTATGAGCAGGTCGAGGTCAGGGTTATTTTGCCTGAGGGTGCTGA AAACGTCAAGTACGTCACCTCGATCCCAACCCAATCCATCACCTCGGCCGACGTCGAGATCCACAAGACCTTTTTGGACACGATTGGGCGGACGGCGCTGGTGATCAAGGCGAGGAATCTGGTGGATGACTTTAGGGACCGGGAGCTGGTCGTGTCGTACGACTACCCTCTCTCGGCCAGCCTGCGCAAGCCGTTTATTGTCTTTAGTAGTGCTATTGCCTTTTTTGTGGCtgtgtggttggtggggaatATTGAGTTGAAGTTTGCGTCGAGTGGCCATGTTGCTGCTAAGAAAtag
- a CDS encoding hypothetical protein (EggNog:ENOG503PH97): MCFGTPSSEKYYYHEEIVPARRPSSHSSHHHHHNSRSSSRHPPHHHHHHRHSSSSHHHHHHHVSPRTSGTYLCPPTTRTTVIVPSPRASMTSYRGESRGRSHGERVVEIERSSSRVETTRRY; this comes from the coding sequence aTGTGCTTCGGAACCCCTTCCTCAGAAAAATACTACTACCACGAGGAAATCGTCCCCGCCCGCCGGCCATCCTCTCActcctctcaccaccatcaccacaacagcaggagcagcagccgacaccccccccaccaccaccaccaccaccgccattcttcttcttctcaccaccaccaccaccatcatgtcTCGCCTCGAACGAGCGGGACCTATCTGTGTccgccaacaacaagaacgaCAGTTATTGTTCCAAGTCCGAGGGCGAGCATGACGAGCTATAGGGGGGAGAGCAGAGGGCGGAGTCacggggagagggtggtggagattgAGAGGAGTAGTAGTCGGGTTGAGACTACTAGGAGGTATTGA
- a CDS encoding hypothetical protein (EggNog:ENOG503NY81; COG:S) — translation MLNRALSIRSQNRSSTGTTTSTPSQHHRKPFSFPSLRSPTFTQPDLSKRLTRLLKSSSSLTSHHESAAKERLSIATQLSEWGEATQDDSISDISDKIGVLLSEIGEQEDNYAHALDDARAALKVIRNTERSVQPTREGKKKIGDEIAKLKSREPQSTKLVVLEQELVRAEAEGLVAEAQLSNVTRQKLKEAYQAEFLATIERADKQIILARHGLRLLELLDDTPVVPGDVKPAYPHAGQARQILNDAEDDLRDWRPSGLLGEEEDSKVSGSGAAVPQVDKGKEVDRGSMTETVVNVGNGTAAAN, via the exons ATGTT GAACCGCGCCCTCTCAATTCGCTCCCAAAACCGCTCCTCCACGggtaccaccacctccaccccatcccaacaccaccgaaaacccttctccttcccctccctccgctccccAACCTTCACCCAACCCGACCTCTCCAAACGCctcacccgcctcctcaaatcctcctcctccctcacctcccaccacgaATCCGCAGCCAAAGAACGCCTCTCCATCGCAACCCAGCTCTCTGAATGGGGTGAGGCAACCCAAGACGACTCCATCTCCGACATCTCGGACAAAATCGGCGTCCTCCTCTCAGAAATAGGCGAGCAAGAAGACAACTACGCCCACGCCCTCGACGACGCGCGCGCAGCGCTAAAGGTGATCAGAAACACCGAACGAAGCGTCCAACCAACaagagagggaaagaagaagatcgGGGATGAGATTGCAAAGTTGAAGAGTAGGGAGCCGCAGTCGACAAaattggtggtgttggagcaGGAGCTTGTCAGGGCTGAGgctgaggggttggttgctgAGGCGCAGTTGAGTAATGTT ACAAGGCAAAAGTTGAAGGAGGCGTACCAGGCCGAGTTTTTGGCTACGATTGAACGGGCGGATAAGCAGATTATTCTTGCGAGGCatgggttgaggttgttggagttgttggatgatACACCTGTCGTGCCGGGGGATGTCAAACCGGCGTATCCTCATGCTGGGCAGGCGAGGCAGATATTGAatgatgccgaggatgatCTCAGGGATTGGAGGCCTAGTGGGctgcttggggaggaggaggatagtaAGGTGTCCGGCTCTGGGGCGGCAGTACCTCAGGTTGACAAGGGAAAGGAGGTGGATAGGGGGAGCATGACGGAGACGGTGGTCAATGTGGGTAAtgggacggcggcggcgaattga
- a CDS encoding hypothetical protein (EggNog:ENOG503P5JG; COG:S) — protein MAAPPEVSHGRGGAGNINPDDTKYVDGEVVRVGAEGSHGDGAFSTGRGGAANIADTGKKQTVRADKDLVPEAAIRPSQDTDYHTGRGGAGNEYKDASKEHAKKVVDGETNPVGLADRLKRKILGVFKK, from the exons ATGGCCGCTCCTCCTGAAGTTTCCCACGGCCGCGGTGGCGccggcaacatcaaccccgaTGACACCAAGTACGTCGACGGAGAGGTCGTCCGTGTTGGCGCCGAGGGCAGCCATGGCGATGGAGCTTTCAGCACTGGTCGTGGAG GCGCCGCCAACATCGCCGACACTGGCAAGAAGCAGACCGTCCGTGCCGACAAGGACTTGGTTCCCGAGGCTGCCATTCGTCCATCCCAGGACACGGACTACCACACTGGCCGCGGCGGTGCTGGTAACGAGTACAAAGATGCCTCCAAGGAGCACGccaagaaggtggtggatggggagacgAACCCTGTCGGTTTGGCGGACAGACTGAAGAGGAAGATTTTGGGAGTGTTCAAGAAATAG
- the CDC54 gene encoding MCM DNA helicase complex subunit (COG:L; EggNog:ENOG503NWYY), giving the protein MSSPSKRSTRSTRSSQAAQSSPAAENSRTPRQTRTSALASSPMVYDSSSPNNAPSSPLRQMSNTQSTAGNNAASSPLRQQTETQSTGDRTPRASGRGLLVGDSSPIRYDESSPGPNLTQQSDLRSESSALFVNERTRPSRSHRGDINPDVIRTPRMPRRIILDDAGRVVRDGSQVGSDAASFSNNNPNTSEANALGGMSQGLVWGTTVSLEDSFAAFKEFLRNFTKKYRMWADGATEADTMGNPEADSKPYWEALENMLLLGSNRLYLDLRDLKAYPRTLKLWHQAQAYPTEIVPVMDQCVHDFMIDLARAEMASQRQASLAGGNMPNPSQSSDLNFPSSDRGEEPSTPRPTQGQQMTLEDQVSAETYVVRPFGIEKNTNLRDLNPSDMDKLVCIKGLVIRTTPVIPDMKDAFFKCSVCGHSVTVELDRGKIREPTECPRNRCKSKNSMQIIHNRCTFTDKQVIKLQETPDDTPAGQTPHSVSICAYNELVDFCKAGDRVEITGIYKVTPVRVNPRMRTVKSVHKTYVDIVHVQKVDKKRMGNDPSVLDLAEEEEAHISGQSLDEIKKISPEDEAKIRETAARADIYELLSRSLAPSIYEMEDVKKGILLQLFGGTNKTFEKGASPRYRGDINVLLCGDPSTSKSQLLGYVHRIAPRGVYTSGKGSSAVGLTAYVTRDPETRQLVLESGALVLSDGGVCCIDEFDKMNESTRSVLHEVMEQQTVSVAKAGIITTLNARTSILASANPIGSRYNPDLSVPQNIDLPPTLLSRFDLVYLILDRADEKQDQRLAKHLLSMYLEDKPDSAHSNNDILPIEFLTSYISYARQKVNPQISNEAAKELVDSYVEMRKLGQDVRAAEKRITATTRQLESMIRLSEAHARMRLSETVTQNDVKEAVRLIKSALKTAATDAQGRIDMSLLTEGTSAADRRKKAEIKDAIVRLLDELTAGGQSVKFAEVARKLSDGASVPVESADFAEAMRTLEMEGAIMVSGEGARKSVRRVTAQV; this is encoded by the exons ATGTCTTCACCATCGAAGCGGTCAACGCGCAGCACCAGGAGTTCCCAGGCTGCTCAGAGCAGCCCCGCTGCTGAGAACTCGAGAACTCCCCGCCAGACTCGGACCTCAGCATTGGCCTCAAGTCCTATGGTATACgattcctcctctcccaacaATGCGCCCTCGTCGCCTCTCCGCCAGATGAGCAACACTCAGAGCACCGCCGGAAACAATGCCGCCAGCTCGCCCTTGCGCCAGCAGACCGAGACGCAAAGCACTGGTGATCGCACACCTCGCGCAAGCGGTCGTGGTCTCTTGGTTGGAG ACTCGTCCCCTATCCGCTATGATGAATCCAGCCCAGGgcccaacctcacccagcAGTCGGACCTTCGCAGTGAAAGCAGTGCGCTCTTCGTAAACGAGCGCACAAGACCTTCCCGATCTCACCGTGGGGATATCAACCCAGATGTCATTCGCACACCACGCATGCCACGCCGAATTATCTTGGATGACGCAGGCCGAGTCGTTCGTGATGGCTCTCAAGTCGGGTCCGACGCcgcttccttctccaacaacaaccccaacacaTCTGAGGCAAATGCCCTTGGTGGCATGAGCCAGGGTCTCGTATGGGGTACCACCGTCTCACTTGAAGACTCCTTCGCGGCCTTCAAGGAGTTTCTCCGAAACTTCACCAAAAAGTATCGCATGTGGGCGGATGGCGCAACCGAGGCTGACACCATGGGGAACCCCGAGGCGGATTCCAAGCCATATTGGGAGGCTTTGGAGAacatgttgttgctgggcagCAACAGGTTGTACCTTGATCTTCGTGATCTCAAGGCGTACCCGCGAACGCTGAAGCTATGGCATCAAGCCCAGGCCTACCCCACCGAAATTGTTCCAGTCATGGATCAATGCGTGCACGACTTCATGATTGATCTTGCGCGCGCTGAGATGGCTAGTCAAAGACAGGCCTCTCTTGCTGGTGGAAATATGCCCAACCCTTCCCAGAGCTCTGATCTGAACTTCCCCAGTTCTGATCGTGGGGAGGAGCCATCAACTCCCAGGCCTACCCAGGGACAGCAGATGACCCTTGAAGACCAGGTCTCCGCGGAGACGTATGTTGTGCGCCCATTCGGTATCGAGAAGAATACCAACCTGAGAGATCTCAACCCTTCAGATATGGACAAACTTGTCTGCATCAAGGGTCTAGTGATCCGTACCACGCCTGTGATTCCCGACATGAAGGACGCTTTCTTCAAGTGCAGTGTTTGCGGACACTCCGTCACCGTTGAGTTGGACCGTGGCAAAATTCGTGAGCCGACTGAGTGTCCTCGCAATCGTTGCAAGTCCAAGAACTCAATGCAGATTATCCACAATCGCTGCACATTCACGGATAAGCAAGTAATCAAGCTGCAGGAGACGCCTGATGACACGCCTGCTGGCCAGACGCCTCATTCCGTTTCCATCTGCGCTTACAACGAGCTGGTTGACTTTTGCAAGGCCGGTGACCGTGTAGAGATTACGGGTATCTACAAGGTTACTCCTGTGCGTGTCAACCCTCGTATGCGGACGGTCAAGAGTGTGCACAAGACGTATGTGGACATTGTCCATGTCCAGAAGGTCGACAAGAAGAGAATGGGCAATGACCCTTCTGTTCTTGActtggctgaggaggaagaggcccaTATCAGCGGCCAGAGTCTTGATGAGATCAAAAAGATCTCGCCAGAGGATGAGGCCAAGATCAGGGAGACTGCTGCTCGTGCCGACATCTACGAGCTTTTGTCCCGGTCTCTCGCTCCATCAATCTACGAAATGGAGGATGTCAAGAAGGgtatcctcctccagctgttTGGTGGTACCAACAAAACCTTTGAAAAGGGCGCCAGTCCCCGCTACCGTGGCGATATCAACGTCCTGTTGTGTGGTGACCCTTCAACGTCCAAGTCTCAGCTTTTGGGTTACGTCCACCGCATCGCCCCCCGCGGTGTGTACACCAGCGGCAAGGGTTCCTCTGCGGTCGGTCTTACAGCCTATGTCACCCGCGACCCAGAGACCAGACAGCTGGTTCTCGAGTCCGGCGCCTTGGTCTTGTCCGACGGTGGTGTGTGCTGCATTGACGAGTTTGACAAGATGAACGAGTCCACTCGCTCTGTTCTCCACGAAGTGATGGAACAGCAGACCGTCTCTGTCGCCAAGGCaggcatcatcaccaccctcaacgcCAGGACTTCCATCCTAGCCTCTGCCAACCCGATCGGCAGTCGTTACAACCCTGACCTCTCCGTCCCGCAAAACATTGATCTTCCCCCTACCCTACTCTCCCGTTTCGATCTTGTCTATCTCATCCTCGATCGAGCTGACGAGAAGCAAGATCAGCGCTTGGCTAAGCATTTGCTGTCCATGTATCTCGAGGACAAGCCTGACTCGGCCCACTCGAACAATGATATCCTG CCAATCGAATTCCTCACCTCTTACATCTCCTACGCCCGCCAAAAAGTCAACCCCCAGATCTCCAACGAAGCCGCCAAGGAGCTCGTCGACTCGTACGTCGAGATGCGCAAGCTCGGCCAGGACGTCCGCGCCGCAGAGAAGCGCATCACGGCCACCACCCGTCAGCTCGAGAGCATGATTCGTCTCTCTGAGGCTCACGCTCGCATGCGTCTCTCCGAGACGGTCACTCAAAATGACGTAAAGGAGGCCGTGAGGCTGATCAAATCCGCCCTCAAGACGGCGGCGACGGATGCGCAGGGCAGAATCGACATGAGTCTCCTCACTGAAGGCACGTCGGCGGCGGACAGAaggaagaaggccgagatcaaggacGCCATTGTCAGACTGTTGGATGAGCTGACTGCCGGCGGGCAATCAGTCAAGTTCGCCGAAGTAGCCAGGAAGTTATCAGATGGTGCCAGCGTGCCGGTGGAGTCGGCCGATTTTGCCGAGGCGATGAGGACGCTAGAGATGGAGGGTGCCATCATGGTCAGTGGAGAGGGTGCGAGAAAGAGTGTAAGAAGGGTCACGGCTCAAGTGTAA